One Cyanobacterium sp. T60_A2020_053 DNA window includes the following coding sequences:
- a CDS encoding DUF4070 domain-containing protein — MKALLIYPIFPPTFWSYEKILELVDRKVLLPPLGLVTVAAILPQEWEFKLVDRNIRPATEAEWAWADIVIMSGMIVQKDDLIEQIKEAKQRGKLVAVGGPYPTSVPHELEQAGTDFLILDEGEITIPMFVEAFTNGATDGVFRTTEKPDVTITPVPRYDLLELDAYDSMSVQFSRGCPFQCEFCDIIVLYGRKPRTKTPEQLLKELDYLYELGWRRSVFMVDDNFIGNKRNVKLLLRALKDWQEKYQYPFRFNTEASVDLADDDELIDLMVACYFDAVFLGIETPDEDSLQLTMKFQNTRSSLADSVDKIIRKGLRPMAGFIIGFDGEKKGAGDRIVRFAEQVGIPTTTFAMLQALPNTALWHRLEREGRLRHGKDGNINQTTLMNFIPTRPVEDIAQEYVDAFWQLYDPHQYLDRNYRCFLKLGAPVAHPPAKLPALVDLRALMVVIWRQGIKRDTRWKFWHHLFSIIKHNPGVWEHYLTLCAHNEHFLEYREIVKNQITAQLQEYLTNTQNSEHSAVMAQPEMIAS; from the coding sequence TGAAAAGATTTTAGAATTAGTTGATCGCAAAGTTTTATTGCCTCCTTTGGGCTTAGTAACGGTGGCGGCGATTTTACCTCAAGAGTGGGAATTTAAACTGGTGGATCGCAATATTCGCCCGGCTACCGAGGCAGAATGGGCATGGGCTGATATTGTCATCATGTCAGGAATGATTGTGCAGAAGGATGATTTAATTGAGCAAATAAAAGAAGCTAAACAACGGGGTAAATTAGTTGCCGTGGGTGGTCCTTATCCTACTTCTGTACCTCACGAGTTAGAACAAGCTGGAACGGATTTTCTCATTCTGGATGAGGGGGAAATTACTATTCCGATGTTTGTGGAAGCATTTACCAACGGTGCAACCGACGGGGTTTTCCGCACCACCGAAAAACCAGATGTTACCATCACTCCTGTGCCTCGTTATGATTTGTTAGAGTTAGATGCTTATGATTCGATGTCGGTGCAGTTTTCGAGGGGTTGTCCTTTCCAATGTGAGTTTTGCGATATTATTGTGTTATACGGTCGTAAACCGCGCACGAAAACCCCTGAGCAGTTACTGAAAGAGTTAGATTATCTTTATGAGTTGGGATGGCGCCGTAGTGTGTTTATGGTGGATGATAATTTCATCGGTAATAAGCGCAATGTTAAGTTATTGTTGAGGGCGCTGAAAGATTGGCAGGAAAAATATCAATATCCTTTCCGCTTCAATACTGAGGCTTCTGTGGATTTAGCCGATGATGACGAGTTGATAGATTTGATGGTTGCCTGTTATTTTGATGCGGTATTTTTGGGCATTGAAACTCCCGATGAGGATAGTTTACAGTTAACTATGAAATTCCAAAATACCCGTAGTTCTCTGGCTGATTCTGTTGATAAGATTATTCGTAAGGGTTTGCGCCCCATGGCTGGTTTTATCATTGGTTTTGATGGGGAGAAGAAGGGCGCTGGTGATCGCATTGTGCGTTTTGCGGAGCAGGTGGGCATTCCTACCACTACTTTTGCGATGTTACAGGCTCTTCCTAATACTGCACTATGGCATCGTTTGGAGCGGGAAGGGCGCTTGAGACATGGTAAGGATGGTAATATCAATCAAACTACATTGATGAATTTTATCCCCACTCGCCCCGTGGAAGATATTGCTCAAGAATATGTGGATGCGTTTTGGCAACTTTATGATCCTCATCAGTATTTAGATCGTAATTATCGTTGTTTCCTCAAATTGGGTGCGCCCGTCGCCCATCCTCCTGCAAAACTACCGGCGCTGGTGGATTTGAGGGCGCTAATGGTGGTGATTTGGCGACAAGGTATTAAACGGGACACGCGCTGGAAATTTTGGCATCATTTGTTTAGCATTATTAAACATAATCCGGGAGTGTGGGAGCATTATTTAACTCTTTGCGCTCATAATGAGCATTTCTTGGAATACCGGGAAATTGTTAAAAATCAAATTACGGCACAGTTACAAGAGTATTTAACTAATACTCAAAATAG